A portion of the Simkania negevensis Z genome contains these proteins:
- a CDS encoding HAD family hydrolase yields MNFLQCDAIFFDFDGLLVNTEHLHFEAYRQMMLQNDASFPWDFPTFASVAHKSSTGLRKMITAHAPKLVEQKGWDTLYNEKKACYQALLKQGCLELMSGAEEILNRVKESKIPHCVVTNSTKEQVELIQEHLPILKQIPLWVTREDYDNPKPAPDGYLKAIELLKASGKMVGFEDALRGIRSLQGAKIDPILICSPDHPQMEEVSHEDFPHFSSFHQMLNSHFL; encoded by the coding sequence ATGAACTTTTTACAATGCGACGCGATCTTTTTCGATTTTGACGGGTTGCTTGTCAACACTGAACACCTCCATTTTGAAGCATACCGTCAAATGATGCTTCAAAACGATGCCTCATTTCCTTGGGACTTTCCTACTTTTGCATCGGTGGCTCACAAAAGTTCGACAGGGCTACGAAAAATGATCACGGCACATGCTCCCAAGCTCGTTGAACAGAAAGGGTGGGACACACTCTACAATGAAAAGAAAGCTTGTTATCAGGCGTTGCTCAAACAAGGATGCCTGGAACTCATGTCCGGCGCTGAAGAGATTTTAAACCGGGTCAAAGAATCCAAAATCCCCCACTGCGTAGTGACCAATTCGACAAAAGAACAAGTCGAGCTCATCCAAGAGCACCTCCCGATTCTCAAACAGATTCCCCTTTGGGTGACGCGAGAAGACTATGATAACCCCAAACCGGCACCTGATGGGTATCTTAAGGCGATTGAGCTTCTCAAAGCTTCGGGTAAAATGGTGGGGTTTGAAGACGCTCTCCGTGGGATTCGCTCTCTTCAAGGAGCTAAGATCGATCCAATCTTGATCTGCTCTCCTGATCATCCTCAAATGGAAGAGGTTTCTCATGAAGACTTTCCTCACTTCTCTTCGTTTCATCAAATGTTAAATTCACATTTCTTATAA
- a CDS encoding Fic family protein — protein MNIQLFTNNAQIALQNIRENPERSGKLFVGAAVFTVVAMTVFNFNPLIYPVATIVTIGVLFFSFQYTSTQPQKVFTYTSFPTWYKEKTIFDCALLTDIWLHYNGKKVTAALAVTTKTQNVSQRQDNAYKVLQSVQYQGLISQIFDQQKERGLAVSDGANVYSLGIDSEFVRNRQAALTFVEENLLCNPPKVQTADQMEKFICKLHALLAQDLVNSSGIPIPPGKYRDSIILLPRDNVGVNEEAVAENVKKKEPKSDKLFRCLFQRFKQSKDPSKTLRQFTKEEARVFALGYDTLYMDANEIPSAMKKFCNDYVQKIQEKIDPLDLATWVHMTLIAIHPFIDLNGHTSRTLASAELRRGGYSPIFVFDENAYVKAQEKRDPEEFKAFLKRTIALSEKLGNALDQETPTKPINIKLQG, from the coding sequence ATGAATATTCAATTATTTACAAACAATGCCCAAATAGCTCTTCAAAATATCAGAGAAAACCCAGAGCGGAGCGGAAAACTATTTGTAGGAGCCGCAGTCTTCACAGTCGTTGCCATGACTGTTTTCAATTTCAATCCGTTGATTTATCCTGTGGCTACAATCGTTACAATTGGAGTCTTATTCTTCAGCTTCCAATACACTTCCACACAACCCCAGAAAGTTTTCACATACACTTCGTTTCCGACTTGGTACAAAGAAAAAACCATTTTTGATTGCGCCTTGCTCACCGATATTTGGTTACACTACAATGGTAAAAAGGTTACAGCAGCCTTAGCTGTGACAACAAAAACTCAAAATGTGAGTCAACGTCAAGATAATGCTTATAAAGTTCTACAAAGTGTGCAATATCAAGGACTCATTAGTCAAATTTTCGATCAACAAAAAGAGCGTGGATTAGCGGTCAGTGATGGTGCAAATGTTTACTCTTTAGGGATCGATTCAGAATTTGTAAGAAATAGACAAGCTGCGCTCACTTTCGTCGAAGAGAATCTGCTCTGCAATCCTCCAAAAGTTCAAACAGCAGATCAAATGGAAAAGTTCATCTGCAAGCTGCATGCTCTTTTAGCACAAGATCTCGTCAATAGCTCTGGCATTCCCATTCCCCCTGGAAAGTACCGCGATTCGATCATTTTACTCCCAAGAGATAATGTTGGAGTTAATGAGGAGGCGGTTGCTGAAAATGTCAAAAAAAAGGAGCCTAAGTCCGACAAACTCTTCAGGTGCCTCTTTCAGCGTTTCAAACAATCTAAAGACCCCTCTAAAACTTTAAGGCAATTCACAAAAGAAGAAGCGAGAGTCTTTGCCTTAGGCTACGATACCCTTTACATGGATGCAAATGAGATCCCTAGTGCAATGAAAAAGTTTTGCAATGACTATGTGCAAAAAATCCAAGAGAAAATAGATCCATTAGATCTTGCGACATGGGTCCATATGACACTGATCGCAATTCACCCTTTCATAGATCTTAATGGGCATACTTCTCGAACGCTTGCAAGTGCAGAACTGAGGCGCGGAGGATATTCTCCCATTTTTGTCTTTGATGAAAATGCGTATGTGAAAGCTCAAGAAAAAAGAGATCCTGAAGAGTTCAAAGCATTTTTAAAACGGACAATTGCCCTAAGTGAAAAATTGGGGAATGCTCTCGATCAGGAAACGCCTACAAAGCCCATAAATATTAAGCTTCAAGGTTGA